In one window of Cellulophaga sp. HaHa_2_95 DNA:
- a CDS encoding type 1 periplasmic binding fold superfamily protein: protein MKTIKTLSLAVVAALSFASCSDDDDSPELVNEEEVITTMTVTLTPTDGSETITLQSRDLDGDGSDAPVITVTGNLVTGTTYNGAIVLLNETESPAEDITEEVEEESDEHQFFYTISSGLDVTTEYGNNDSDGNPLGTEFILTAGAASAGTITFTLRHEPTKPNDGIESAGGETDILVSFDVSVE from the coding sequence ATGAAAACAATCAAAACATTAAGTTTAGCAGTAGTAGCAGCATTATCATTTGCATCATGCTCAGATGATGACGATTCTCCAGAACTTGTTAACGAGGAGGAAGTAATTACTACCATGACCGTAACATTAACGCCAACGGATGGTAGTGAAACCATTACCTTACAATCTAGAGATTTAGATGGTGACGGATCAGATGCTCCTGTAATTACAGTCACCGGAAATTTAGTTACCGGAACAACCTATAATGGTGCCATAGTTTTATTAAATGAAACAGAAAGTCCGGCAGAAGACATTACGGAAGAAGTAGAAGAAGAAAGCGATGAGCACCAATTTTTCTATACCATAAGTTCTGGACTTGACGTTACAACTGAGTATGGTAATAATGATAGTGATGGAAATCCTCTAGGAACAGAATTTATATTAACTGCAGGTGCAGCAAGTGCAGGAACTATAACTTTTACCCTACGTCATGAGCCTACAAAACCAAATGATGGTATTGAAAGTGCTGGCGGAGAAACTGATATTTTAGTATCTTTCGACGTATCTGTAGAATAA
- a CDS encoding phosphodiester glycosidase family protein — MKYLLSFLFAAAIILLFSFNKFSDAGEISWNKIDEGLYYAEYDAPKKSSLGDSKINILKISPKLYNLNLLSAKENGNGIKTAKKWAQDKNQIAVINAGMYMQDFATNVGFMKNFNFTNNGRLNKDNTIAAFNRKNDSVPEFQIIDRTCQNWDELKDQYDSYTQSIRMVDCNQKNKWGQQSKKWSMVVIGKDKEGNALFIFTRSPYSVHDFINILLNSSLEVYNLMYLEGGPEASFYMDHNETKVEKMGSYETGFNENDDNNVFWSIPNVIGISKK; from the coding sequence ATGAAATACCTATTATCTTTTCTTTTTGCTGCTGCCATTATTCTTCTATTCTCTTTTAATAAATTTTCTGATGCAGGTGAGATCAGCTGGAATAAAATTGATGAAGGTTTATACTATGCCGAATATGATGCTCCAAAAAAATCTAGCCTTGGAGACAGTAAGATTAATATCTTGAAGATTTCTCCAAAATTATACAACCTTAATTTATTGAGTGCCAAAGAAAATGGGAACGGCATTAAAACGGCTAAAAAATGGGCACAAGATAAAAATCAAATTGCAGTTATTAACGCGGGTATGTACATGCAAGACTTTGCCACCAACGTGGGTTTTATGAAAAATTTTAATTTCACTAACAATGGTCGCTTAAACAAAGACAATACAATTGCTGCTTTCAACCGTAAAAATGATAGTGTTCCTGAATTTCAGATTATTGACAGAACCTGTCAAAACTGGGATGAACTAAAAGATCAATACGACTCTTATACACAATCCATCCGCATGGTAGATTGCAATCAGAAAAATAAATGGGGACAGCAATCTAAAAAATGGAGCATGGTGGTTATCGGAAAAGATAAGGAAGGTAATGCCCTTTTTATATTTACACGCTCTCCATATTCCGTTCATGATTTTATTAATATTCTCTTGAATTCTTCTTTGGAAGTATACAATCTAATGTATTTAGAAGGCGGCCCCGAAGCATCATTCTACATGGATCATAATGAAACTAAAGTAGAAAAAATGGGAAGCTATGAAACTGGCTTTAATGAAAATGATGATAACAACGTATTCTGGTCTATCCCAAATGTAATTGGAATTAGCAAAAAATAA
- a CDS encoding DUF6688 family protein yields the protein MAALFILVLFLVLIVFLVWLGLKRSKITAKPMELIIGSVYLLTLFLFLLGLLFHNNPYYKAVDPVDGECYNPFSEQHILTLIFYFVAYNVSLFLVWTRSQKLPPLSLVLAMIFILIGMVLNLVIIYQTSTHNTTSLDMYISDTEHILLLFAPVVAFCVGILLIYKVLTEQLTETADRSYANPYLHKIQGFLLHKSRNPLWILIFLFPVFFICTLVLILFGQAPDALIKVFTETTTWKLSQQMHPPVLDHKGHYLCTVAASGHPTIVKPIRLGQRNGRPIIVNRQLLIANAFEEMIQDFSPKLHHVIRKNYDRYGYNLSTKINTPSLSSITYVVMKPLEWFFLISLYLFCHKPELKIKQQYTLKL from the coding sequence ATGGCAGCATTATTTATTCTAGTTCTATTTTTAGTACTCATAGTATTTCTAGTTTGGCTTGGATTAAAACGTTCTAAAATAACCGCTAAACCTATGGAACTTATTATTGGTTCCGTATACCTCTTAACACTCTTCTTATTTCTCCTAGGCTTATTATTTCATAACAATCCATATTACAAAGCTGTAGATCCTGTAGATGGAGAATGCTACAACCCTTTCTCAGAGCAACACATACTCACCCTTATATTTTATTTTGTTGCCTATAATGTTTCGCTTTTTTTGGTGTGGACAAGGAGTCAAAAACTACCTCCTTTAAGTTTAGTACTTGCTATGATATTCATCCTGATAGGAATGGTATTGAATCTCGTCATTATATACCAAACCTCAACACATAATACCACTAGCTTAGATATGTACATAAGTGACACGGAACACATCTTACTACTATTTGCCCCAGTTGTAGCATTTTGTGTGGGTATACTTCTAATATATAAAGTACTAACGGAACAGCTCACAGAAACCGCAGATAGATCTTATGCTAATCCTTATCTACACAAAATTCAAGGTTTTCTATTACATAAGAGCAGGAACCCACTGTGGATACTTATATTTCTATTTCCTGTATTTTTCATATGTACGCTAGTACTTATTTTATTTGGTCAAGCTCCTGATGCTCTCATTAAGGTATTCACAGAAACTACCACCTGGAAACTATCGCAACAAATGCATCCGCCAGTTTTAGATCATAAAGGACATTATTTATGTACCGTAGCCGCTTCCGGCCATCCTACTATTGTAAAACCTATCAGATTAGGCCAGCGCAATGGCAGGCCCATCATTGTAAATAGGCAATTACTCATTGCAAATGCTTTTGAAGAAATGATTCAAGATTTCTCTCCAAAACTACACCACGTGATTCGTAAAAATTATGACCGATATGGGTATAACCTTTCTACAAAAATAAATACTCCAAGCTTATCAAGTATCACCTATGTGGTTATGAAACCTTTAGAATGGTTCTTTCTAATAAGCTTATACCTCTTTTGCCACAAACCGGAATTAAAAATTAAACAGCAGTATACCTTGAAATTATAA
- a CDS encoding TonB-dependent receptor domain-containing protein, with the protein MRIYALMVLLLCSLSSFSQICNNTLSGKVIDLHDGTALVGAMIIIAGSEQTVVTDINGNFSIQNLCDQTYAIQISHPYCLTSGHKIKVDGNTVKTFQLEHHLEALNEIVLKGHAQNKKSNTLAQNTLSGEKIEQFSSGSLGDALNSLSGVSSLNTGSTVVKPIINGLHSSRVILVNNGVRMEDQEWGVEHAPNIDINTAENITVLKGASAIQYGGDAIAGVIVTAPEKIFIKDSLYGKTLLSASSNGRGSTLTSKLTKSDDNGWFGTVQGTIKRYGDFEAPDYVLSNTGTFERNASVRIGFNKFNYGIEGYYSFYKNEIGILTASHIGGAEDQVRAINSTVPLVLKDFTYAITYPKQDITHHLARIKAFKKFNGFGKVNLQYDFQQNQRLEFDIRVGDDSDTPSLDLVLKTHTLLIDIDSNLSENLSLKSGIMARYQDNFADPSTGVRRLIPDYEKYDIGVYGISTVQLQDNWLLEAGARFDYTYMDVFKFYRTSFWESRNYAALFPEIVVEEYDNQLLTNPQYNFFNASGTVGSTYSFNDKLKFFFNYSLASRVPNPSELFSEGLHHSASRIELGDLSFKSEIANKATLTLQKEGTVFGFSIQPFINNIHNFIVIEPTKVEQTIRGNFQVWEYRQTNAQLLGVDIDATYALSPHFNFNHQFSLVKGYDRQGDSALISMPPVNTTNEITYENPKANNLKLALQSTYAFRQNEYPNTNFEVYIAQSESFELVDVSTPPDAYHLLNFRSSIDVPITKKSNLSVGFNVTNLLNTRYRNYLNSLRYYADDLGRNFLFNLKFNY; encoded by the coding sequence ATGCGCATTTATGCACTGATGGTACTGTTATTATGCAGCTTATCTTCATTTTCGCAAATCTGCAATAATACACTATCTGGTAAAGTAATAGACTTACATGACGGTACCGCTCTAGTTGGGGCGATGATTATTATTGCAGGATCAGAACAAACGGTAGTCACTGATATCAATGGAAATTTTAGCATCCAAAATTTATGTGACCAAACTTATGCTATTCAAATTTCACATCCCTATTGTTTGACAAGTGGTCATAAAATAAAAGTGGATGGAAATACGGTCAAGACCTTTCAACTAGAGCATCATTTGGAAGCCTTAAATGAAATAGTCCTAAAAGGGCATGCCCAAAATAAAAAATCTAATACCCTAGCTCAAAATACTTTAAGTGGGGAAAAGATTGAACAATTTAGTAGTGGCTCCTTAGGGGATGCTTTAAATAGTTTATCTGGAGTAAGCTCTTTAAATACAGGGAGTACCGTTGTTAAACCTATAATAAATGGTTTACACAGCAGCCGTGTGATCCTAGTCAATAATGGGGTACGTATGGAAGATCAAGAATGGGGGGTGGAACATGCTCCAAATATTGATATAAATACTGCTGAAAATATAACCGTACTAAAAGGAGCCAGTGCCATTCAATACGGTGGTGATGCTATTGCAGGTGTCATAGTAACAGCACCAGAAAAGATATTTATTAAAGATAGCCTTTATGGCAAAACATTACTTTCCGCTAGCTCTAATGGAAGAGGCTCTACACTAACGTCCAAGCTCACAAAAAGCGATGATAACGGGTGGTTCGGCACAGTACAAGGAACCATTAAACGCTACGGAGATTTTGAAGCCCCAGATTATGTCTTAAGTAACACGGGAACTTTTGAACGCAATGCATCTGTACGGATAGGTTTTAATAAATTCAATTACGGAATTGAAGGCTATTATTCTTTTTACAAAAATGAAATAGGAATTTTAACCGCTTCACATATTGGTGGCGCTGAAGATCAAGTTAGAGCAATAAATAGCACTGTTCCTTTAGTACTTAAAGATTTTACCTATGCCATTACGTACCCGAAACAAGACATTACACATCATTTGGCGCGAATAAAAGCCTTTAAAAAATTTAACGGTTTTGGAAAAGTAAATCTTCAATATGATTTTCAGCAAAATCAGAGATTGGAATTTGACATTCGCGTTGGTGATGATTCAGATACCCCGTCCTTAGACTTAGTACTAAAAACACATACCCTATTAATAGATATTGATAGTAACTTATCTGAAAACCTTTCTCTAAAATCAGGTATTATGGCGAGGTATCAGGATAATTTTGCAGATCCGTCTACTGGTGTTCGAAGGTTAATTCCTGATTATGAAAAATATGACATAGGAGTTTATGGCATTAGCACCGTTCAATTACAAGATAATTGGCTTCTAGAAGCAGGGGCAAGATTTGACTATACCTATATGGATGTTTTCAAATTCTACAGGACCTCCTTTTGGGAATCAAGAAATTATGCTGCCCTATTTCCTGAAATAGTAGTGGAAGAATATGACAATCAGTTGTTAACAAATCCTCAATATAATTTTTTCAATGCATCAGGAACAGTAGGCTCTACCTACTCTTTCAACGATAAGCTTAAATTTTTTTTTAATTACTCATTGGCCTCAAGGGTACCCAATCCTTCTGAATTGTTCAGCGAAGGTTTGCACCATTCCGCTTCCAGAATTGAGTTAGGAGATTTGAGCTTCAAAAGCGAAATTGCGAACAAAGCTACACTAACCTTACAAAAAGAAGGAACGGTTTTCGGTTTTTCAATTCAACCTTTTATAAATAACATCCATAACTTTATTGTTATAGAACCCACCAAAGTAGAGCAAACGATAAGAGGAAATTTTCAAGTTTGGGAATACCGACAAACTAATGCGCAATTACTAGGTGTAGACATTGACGCGACTTATGCACTTAGTCCTCATTTTAATTTCAACCACCAATTTTCTTTAGTAAAAGGTTATGATCGTCAGGGTGATAGTGCTTTAATTAGTATGCCTCCGGTGAATACTACCAATGAAATTACGTATGAGAATCCTAAAGCAAATAATTTAAAGCTAGCCCTACAAAGCACGTATGCTTTTCGTCAAAATGAATATCCAAATACCAATTTTGAAGTATACATTGCTCAATCAGAATCTTTTGAATTAGTAGACGTTAGCACTCCTCCTGATGCGTATCACCTATTAAATTTTAGGTCCAGTATAGATGTCCCGATCACTAAAAAATCTAACCTAAGTGTAGGCTTCAATGTTACAAACCTTTTAAATACCCGATACAGAAATTACCTCAATAGCCTGCGGTATTATGCCGATGATTTGGGGAGAAACTTTTTATTCAATCTTAAATTTAATTATTAA
- a CDS encoding glycoside hydrolase family 2 protein: MKIKGIVFFFLITLSISHAQSVSISNSYNREYTSLNGQWNYIVDPYENGFYNYRYEPFENQKNPERSAFFTNSKPTSKSDLIEYDFDKMDSITVPSDWNTQKEKLYYYEGSVWYKKSFDYTKKKHSNRVFIYFEASNYKTDVYLNGKKIGQHLGGFTPFNFEVTHLLKEKENFLITKVDNKREEDAVPTLNTDWWNYGGITRDVKIIETSETFISDYFIHLDKENSKKITGYLSLNGTHIIDQEVTVEIPALKIKKRFKTDANGKINIDITASKIKLWSTKNPQVYKVIFTTATDTTTDEIGFRTIATKGADILLNGKKIFLKGISIHEESPITGGRGNSLADSKQLLEWAQELGCNYVRLAHYPHNEHMLRLADKMGILVWEENPVYWTISWDNESTYDNAKNQLSEVIQRDKNRASVIIWSMANETPTTDARNTFLTRLAKYTKEQDPTRLISAALEQSNYEGNPLVRTIHDPFAEVVDILSFNQYIGWYDGTIEKCQTISWNIQYNKPVLISEFGAGAKFGLHGPKEERWNEEYQEYLYEETLKMIDKIDQLSGFSPWILVDFRSPRRLLPEIQDEYNRKGLISEKGEKKKAFYTLQKYYNNKN, translated from the coding sequence ATGAAAATTAAAGGAATAGTATTTTTTTTCTTGATCACCTTATCTATTTCCCATGCTCAATCTGTGAGTATATCTAACAGCTACAATAGAGAATATACCTCCTTGAATGGCCAATGGAATTATATTGTAGACCCTTATGAAAATGGATTTTATAATTACCGCTATGAACCTTTTGAAAATCAAAAAAACCCAGAGAGATCTGCCTTTTTTACCAATTCTAAACCTACGTCCAAATCTGATTTAATCGAATACGATTTTGATAAGATGGATTCGATTACCGTACCTAGTGATTGGAATACACAGAAAGAAAAATTGTACTATTATGAAGGTTCTGTTTGGTATAAAAAATCATTTGATTATACGAAAAAAAAGCATTCAAACAGAGTCTTTATATATTTTGAAGCATCAAACTACAAAACAGATGTTTACCTTAATGGTAAAAAAATAGGGCAACATTTAGGAGGGTTTACTCCATTTAATTTTGAGGTGACACATCTATTAAAAGAAAAAGAGAATTTTCTAATTACCAAAGTAGATAATAAAAGAGAAGAAGATGCGGTACCAACACTTAATACAGATTGGTGGAATTATGGAGGAATTACCCGAGATGTAAAAATAATTGAAACAAGCGAAACTTTTATTTCTGATTATTTTATACATTTAGACAAAGAGAATTCTAAGAAAATTACTGGATACCTAAGCTTAAATGGCACCCATATTATAGACCAAGAGGTAACCGTAGAAATTCCAGCGTTAAAAATAAAAAAAAGGTTTAAAACCGATGCTAATGGAAAAATAAACATTGACATTACCGCATCAAAAATAAAACTTTGGTCTACAAAAAATCCACAGGTATACAAGGTTATTTTTACAACAGCTACCGATACTACAACCGATGAAATTGGCTTTAGAACCATTGCTACCAAAGGCGCTGATATTCTATTAAATGGAAAGAAAATATTTTTAAAGGGGATTTCTATTCATGAAGAGAGCCCGATAACAGGCGGTAGAGGAAATTCTTTAGCGGACTCAAAACAACTGCTAGAATGGGCTCAAGAATTGGGCTGTAACTATGTGCGTTTAGCACATTATCCGCATAACGAACATATGCTGCGCTTAGCTGATAAAATGGGTATTTTAGTCTGGGAAGAAAATCCGGTTTATTGGACCATTTCTTGGGATAATGAATCTACGTATGACAATGCTAAAAACCAGCTCTCTGAAGTAATCCAAAGAGACAAAAACAGGGCTAGTGTCATCATTTGGTCTATGGCTAATGAAACACCCACCACAGACGCACGAAATACTTTTTTAACACGATTGGCAAAATATACTAAAGAACAAGATCCTACGCGTTTAATAAGTGCGGCCTTAGAGCAAAGTAATTACGAAGGAAATCCGCTTGTGCGGACCATTCATGATCCGTTTGCTGAAGTAGTAGATATTTTAAGCTTTAACCAATATATTGGCTGGTATGACGGCACTATTGAAAAATGTCAAACCATTAGTTGGAATATTCAATACAATAAACCTGTTCTTATTTCTGAGTTTGGTGCAGGTGCTAAATTTGGATTACACGGTCCTAAAGAGGAACGTTGGAATGAAGAATACCAAGAATATCTTTATGAGGAAACCTTAAAAATGATTGATAAAATTGATCAATTAAGCGGTTTTTCTCCTTGGATATTAGTCGACTTCAGATCCCCAAGAAGGCTCTTACCGGAAATACAAGATGAATACAATAGAAAAGGATTAATTTCTGAAAAAGGCGAAAAGAAAAAAGCGTTTTATACCCTTCAGAAATACTATAATAATAAAAATTAA